One genomic window of Augochlora pura isolate Apur16 chromosome 5, APUR_v2.2.1, whole genome shotgun sequence includes the following:
- the Put gene encoding activin A receptor type 2 punt isoform X2 — protein sequence MPAYATVLPYLILGLLGPTLGHDVKGSSVCEFYNETLCTESQQECSGREECGPHDPGKRNHCYVLWQIDNVTKKSIIKLKGCFLDSNDCYDRPHCIENSAERKKELFFCCCDGNMCNQNFTWDPHPTSSSKPIQPYVIHESEPVPNTDQQIITLVLSVSIPMFLLAIILPFLYWCYRRRKLGYFNEVPTLEPLPLPQPSPNLGLRPIQLLEIKARGRFGAVWKAQLKNEIVAVKVFPIQDKQSWQTEQEIFKLAHMDHEDILRFIGVEKRGDNLQTEFWLITAYHEKGSLCDYLKANVVTWPEMCRIAESMARGLMHLHEEIPANKANGYKPAVAHRDFKSKNVLLKANMSACIADFGLALIFHPGKPCGDTHGQVGTRRYMAPEVLEGAINFTRDSFLRIDMYACGLVLWELASRCTVQDGPIGEYRLPFEDEVGLHPTLEDMQESVVHKKERPLILETWRKHAGLQSICDTMEECWDHDAEARLSASCVMERVATLSRTLVLNSSTLIRVDNTNETITTKESSM from the exons ATGCCCGCATATGCGACCGTACTGCCATATCTCATCCTAGGATTGTTAG gacCTACTTTAGGGCATGATGTCAAAGGTTCTTCGGTatgtgaattttataatgaaacaCTATGCACAGAATCCCAACAGGAATGTTCTGGAAGGGAGGAGTGTGGCCCACATGATCcaggaaaaagaaatcattgTTATGTATTGTGGCAAATTGATAATGTCACcaaaaaatctataattaaattgaag GGATGTTTTCTGGACAGTAATGACTGCTATGACAGGCCACACTGCATCGAGAACAGTGCAGAGAGGAAAAAGGAGTTATTCTTCTGTTGTTGCGATGGCAATATGTGTAACCAGAATTTCACATGGGATCCCCACCCTACATCCTCCTCCAAACCTATCCAACCTTATGTTATTCATG AATCAGAACCCGTTCCAAACACAGATCAACAAATAATCACACTTGTCTTATCAGTATCCATACCCATGTTCCTCCTTGctattattttaccatttttgtaTTGGTGCTACCGACGTAGGAAGTTGGGATATTTCAACGAG gtACCGACGTTAGAACCTCTCCCGCTGCCACAGCCATCACCCAACTTAGGATTGCGGCCGATCCAACTTCTGGAGATCAAAGCTCGCGGCCGTTTCGGAGCAGTCTGGAAGGCGCAACTGAAAAACGAGATTGTTGCTGTCAAGGTGTTCCCTATACAGGACAAGCAGTCTTGGCAAACCGAGCAAGAGATCTTCAAGCTTGCGCACATGGATCACGAAGATATATTACGTTTTATAGGCGTTGAGAAGAGGGGGGATAATTTGCAAACGGAATTCTGGTTGATCACTGCTTATCATGAAAAAGGTTCATTGTGCGACTATTTGAAAGCAAATGTTGTCACGTGGCCTGAAATGTGTAGAATAGCAGAATCTATGGCAAG AGGTCTGATGCACCTACACGAAGAGATACCAGCCAACAAAGCAAACGGCTACAAGCCTGCTGTGGCGCATAGAGATTTCAAGTCGAAGAACGTTTTGCTGAAAGCCAATATGAGTGCCTGCATAGCAGACTTTGGTCTGGCACTGATATTCCATCCTGGGAAGCCATGTGGTGATACACATGGACAG GTTGGAACAAGGAGGTACATGGCACCAGAAGTATTGGAGGgtgcaattaattttacgagGGATTCGTTTTTACGGATCGATATGTATGCTTGCGGTCTTGTGCTATGGGAATTAGCTTCTCGATGCACCGTACAAGat GGACCAATCGGAGAATACAGATTACCATTCGAGGATGAAGTGGGACTTCATCCAACATTAGAGGATATGCAGGAAAGTGTTGTGCACAAGAAGGAAAGGCCACTTATTTTAGAAACGTGGCGCAAACATGCC GGACTTCAATCAATATGTGATACAATGGAAGAGTGTTGGGATCACGATGCTGAAGCGCGTCTTTCAGCTTCTTGTGTAATGGAAAGAGTTGCTACATTGAGTAGGACGCTTGTTTTAAATTCGTCGACATTAATAAGAGTTGATAATACCAACGAGACTATCACCACTAAGGAATCTAGTATGTAG
- the Put gene encoding activin A receptor type 2 punt isoform X1, with translation MPAYATVLPYLILGLLGPTLGHDVKGSSVCEFYNETLCTESQQECSGREECGPHDPGKRNHCYVLWQIDNVTKKSIIKLKGCFLDSNDCYDRPHCIENSAERKKELFFCCCDGNMCNQNFTWDPHPTSSSKPIQPYVIHESEPVPNTDQQIITLVLSVSIPMFLLAIILPFLYWCYRRRKLGYFNEVWKTYVPTLEPLPLPQPSPNLGLRPIQLLEIKARGRFGAVWKAQLKNEIVAVKVFPIQDKQSWQTEQEIFKLAHMDHEDILRFIGVEKRGDNLQTEFWLITAYHEKGSLCDYLKANVVTWPEMCRIAESMARGLMHLHEEIPANKANGYKPAVAHRDFKSKNVLLKANMSACIADFGLALIFHPGKPCGDTHGQVGTRRYMAPEVLEGAINFTRDSFLRIDMYACGLVLWELASRCTVQDGPIGEYRLPFEDEVGLHPTLEDMQESVVHKKERPLILETWRKHAGLQSICDTMEECWDHDAEARLSASCVMERVATLSRTLVLNSSTLIRVDNTNETITTKESSM, from the exons ATGCCCGCATATGCGACCGTACTGCCATATCTCATCCTAGGATTGTTAG gacCTACTTTAGGGCATGATGTCAAAGGTTCTTCGGTatgtgaattttataatgaaacaCTATGCACAGAATCCCAACAGGAATGTTCTGGAAGGGAGGAGTGTGGCCCACATGATCcaggaaaaagaaatcattgTTATGTATTGTGGCAAATTGATAATGTCACcaaaaaatctataattaaattgaag GGATGTTTTCTGGACAGTAATGACTGCTATGACAGGCCACACTGCATCGAGAACAGTGCAGAGAGGAAAAAGGAGTTATTCTTCTGTTGTTGCGATGGCAATATGTGTAACCAGAATTTCACATGGGATCCCCACCCTACATCCTCCTCCAAACCTATCCAACCTTATGTTATTCATG AATCAGAACCCGTTCCAAACACAGATCAACAAATAATCACACTTGTCTTATCAGTATCCATACCCATGTTCCTCCTTGctattattttaccatttttgtaTTGGTGCTACCGACGTAGGAAGTTGGGATATTTCAACGAGGTTTGGAAGacatat gtACCGACGTTAGAACCTCTCCCGCTGCCACAGCCATCACCCAACTTAGGATTGCGGCCGATCCAACTTCTGGAGATCAAAGCTCGCGGCCGTTTCGGAGCAGTCTGGAAGGCGCAACTGAAAAACGAGATTGTTGCTGTCAAGGTGTTCCCTATACAGGACAAGCAGTCTTGGCAAACCGAGCAAGAGATCTTCAAGCTTGCGCACATGGATCACGAAGATATATTACGTTTTATAGGCGTTGAGAAGAGGGGGGATAATTTGCAAACGGAATTCTGGTTGATCACTGCTTATCATGAAAAAGGTTCATTGTGCGACTATTTGAAAGCAAATGTTGTCACGTGGCCTGAAATGTGTAGAATAGCAGAATCTATGGCAAG AGGTCTGATGCACCTACACGAAGAGATACCAGCCAACAAAGCAAACGGCTACAAGCCTGCTGTGGCGCATAGAGATTTCAAGTCGAAGAACGTTTTGCTGAAAGCCAATATGAGTGCCTGCATAGCAGACTTTGGTCTGGCACTGATATTCCATCCTGGGAAGCCATGTGGTGATACACATGGACAG GTTGGAACAAGGAGGTACATGGCACCAGAAGTATTGGAGGgtgcaattaattttacgagGGATTCGTTTTTACGGATCGATATGTATGCTTGCGGTCTTGTGCTATGGGAATTAGCTTCTCGATGCACCGTACAAGat GGACCAATCGGAGAATACAGATTACCATTCGAGGATGAAGTGGGACTTCATCCAACATTAGAGGATATGCAGGAAAGTGTTGTGCACAAGAAGGAAAGGCCACTTATTTTAGAAACGTGGCGCAAACATGCC GGACTTCAATCAATATGTGATACAATGGAAGAGTGTTGGGATCACGATGCTGAAGCGCGTCTTTCAGCTTCTTGTGTAATGGAAAGAGTTGCTACATTGAGTAGGACGCTTGTTTTAAATTCGTCGACATTAATAAGAGTTGATAATACCAACGAGACTATCACCACTAAGGAATCTAGTATGTAG